From the Priestia koreensis genome, one window contains:
- a CDS encoding DUF1033 family protein, protein MEKGWTIYVAKEDCEPWYFLSDWQDQITSELSFDEKEAALARYVELVNEYKAQYPESKHKNYSLYSFWNKDEEVYCEACEDYLQVFHSIRLQYDGELYDVQGDDQALQYIMQSVKN, encoded by the coding sequence ATGGAAAAAGGCTGGACGATTTATGTAGCAAAAGAAGATTGTGAGCCTTGGTATTTTTTAAGCGATTGGCAAGATCAAATTACAAGCGAGCTTTCCTTTGATGAAAAAGAAGCAGCTCTTGCCCGCTACGTAGAACTTGTAAATGAGTACAAAGCACAATATCCGGAATCAAAGCATAAGAACTATTCTCTATATAGCTTTTGGAATAAGGATGAAGAAGTCTATTGCGAGGCCTGTGAGGACTATTTGCAAGTCTTCCACAGTATTCGCCTGCAGTATGACGGGGAACTATATGATGTTCAAGGTGATGATCAGGCTCTTCAGTACATCATGCAATCAGTAAAAAACTAA
- a CDS encoding peptide ABC transporter substrate-binding protein, with protein sequence MKKVFSLCVMVMLVFALAACTATSDQASDSEKSGGKKGSKVLYLNNGQEPTSLDPPIGFDSVSWNALNNLMEGMTRLGKDHNPEAATAKDWDVSEDGTKYTFHIRDDAKWSNGDPVTAGDFEFAWKRLLDPKTASSAAFLGYFIKGGEEFNTGKGTADNVQVKATDDKTLEVTLTSPQAYFLSVIANPAFFPINQKVAEKNPKWYAEADTFVANGPFKLTEWKHDSNFVMKKNDQYWDAKNVKLDQVNWAEVSDTTTEYQLFQTGELDTSGVPSDLSDKLFKDGEVKVDDQAGEYFYRFNVTMEPFQNANIRKAFAMAVDQQKIVDYVTKRKQKPATAFVSPGFNEPSGDDFRKTGGDLVEFDNKEAKSLLEKGMKEEGYSKLPAVTLTYSTSEDHKKIAEAMQDMLKENLGVDVKLANMEWNVFQDEQKKLKFQFSRSSFLADYADPINFLENFQTGHSMNRTGWSNPKYDELIKQAKSEADEEKRFKIMHEAEQILFDDMPILPIHFYNQVYLQNKDVTGIVRHPVGYLELKWADKK encoded by the coding sequence ATGAAAAAAGTGTTTTCGCTATGTGTAATGGTCATGCTTGTATTTGCACTTGCAGCCTGTACGGCAACAAGTGATCAAGCAAGTGACTCAGAGAAAAGCGGTGGTAAAAAAGGATCAAAGGTTCTGTATTTGAACAATGGTCAGGAGCCAACTTCACTTGATCCGCCAATCGGATTTGATTCTGTTTCTTGGAATGCGTTAAACAACCTTATGGAAGGAATGACGCGTTTAGGGAAAGATCACAATCCTGAAGCCGCTACGGCAAAGGACTGGGATGTATCAGAGGATGGAACAAAATACACGTTCCATATTCGTGATGATGCAAAGTGGTCAAACGGTGATCCTGTAACAGCAGGAGACTTTGAATTTGCTTGGAAGCGATTATTAGATCCAAAAACAGCTTCTTCTGCTGCATTTTTAGGTTATTTCATTAAGGGCGGCGAAGAATTTAACACGGGTAAAGGAACAGCAGACAACGTGCAAGTAAAAGCAACAGATGATAAAACGTTAGAGGTCACGTTAACAAGTCCACAAGCTTATTTCCTAAGCGTTATTGCAAACCCAGCGTTTTTCCCAATTAATCAAAAAGTGGCGGAGAAAAATCCGAAATGGTATGCAGAGGCTGACACATTTGTTGCTAATGGGCCATTCAAGTTAACAGAATGGAAGCATGACAGTAATTTTGTTATGAAGAAAAACGATCAATATTGGGATGCGAAAAATGTAAAGCTTGATCAAGTAAATTGGGCTGAAGTGAGCGATACAACGACAGAGTATCAGCTTTTCCAAACGGGTGAGCTTGATACATCAGGCGTACCATCTGATTTAAGTGATAAGCTTTTCAAAGACGGTGAAGTAAAAGTAGATGACCAAGCAGGTGAATATTTCTACCGCTTTAACGTAACCATGGAACCATTCCAAAATGCGAACATTCGTAAAGCGTTCGCGATGGCGGTCGATCAACAAAAGATCGTGGATTACGTAACGAAAAGAAAACAAAAACCAGCTACGGCATTCGTTTCACCAGGCTTTAATGAACCTTCAGGAGATGACTTCCGTAAAACAGGCGGAGATCTTGTAGAATTTGATAACAAAGAAGCAAAATCATTGTTAGAAAAAGGGATGAAAGAAGAAGGATACAGTAAGTTACCAGCTGTTACATTAACGTACAGCACAAGTGAAGATCACAAAAAGATCGCAGAAGCAATGCAAGATATGCTGAAAGAAAATTTAGGCGTTGATGTGAAGCTTGCGAATATGGAGTGGAACGTGTTCCAAGACGAGCAAAAGAAGCTTAAATTCCAATTCTCACGCAGTTCATTCTTAGCTGATTATGCTGATCCAATTAACTTTTTAGAAAACTTCCAAACGGGTCATTCAATGAACCGTACGGGATGGAGCAATCCAAAATATGATGAGCTAATCAAACAAGCGAAGAGCGAAGCCGACGAAGAAAAACGTTTTAAAATTATGCACGAAGCAGAACAAATTTTATTTGATGATATGCCAATCTTACCAATTCATTTCTACAACCAAGTGTATTTACAAAATAAAGACGTAACAGGAATTGTCCGTCATCCTGTTGGGTACTTAGAACTTAAGTGGGCAGACAAGAAATAA
- a CDS encoding ABC transporter permease: MGLPTQQDPNTVLDEWFVPKKKDANEAEAVVRPSLSYWQDAWRRLRKNKLAMTGLVMLIVLIIMAIIGPIISPHSVTKQTLTDQNLAPSSTHWFGTDDMGRDVFTRTWYGARISLFVGFMAALIDFIIGVLYGGISGYKGGRTDNIMMRIVEVLYGLPYLLVVILLMVVMGPGMGTIIVALTVTGWVGMARIVRGQVLQIKNYEFVLASQTFGTKVFRIIRKNLLPNTMGAIIVQMTLTVPSAIFAEAFLSFLGLGIQAPYASWGVMASDGVTSILAGYWWRLFFPAFFISITMYAFNVLGDGLQDALDPKLRR, from the coding sequence ATGGGACTTCCTACACAACAAGACCCGAATACGGTTTTAGATGAATGGTTTGTACCAAAGAAAAAAGATGCAAATGAAGCAGAAGCAGTAGTAAGACCAAGTCTTTCCTATTGGCAGGATGCTTGGCGAAGGCTGCGCAAAAATAAGTTGGCGATGACGGGGCTTGTAATGCTAATTGTTCTCATTATCATGGCTATTATTGGTCCCATCATTTCTCCTCATAGCGTGACAAAGCAGACGTTGACAGATCAAAACTTAGCGCCGTCCTCTACGCACTGGTTTGGAACCGATGATATGGGCCGAGATGTGTTCACACGAACATGGTATGGAGCTAGAATCTCGCTGTTTGTTGGATTTATGGCGGCCTTAATTGACTTTATTATTGGTGTGTTGTACGGAGGGATTTCGGGATACAAAGGTGGGAGAACCGATAACATCATGATGCGTATCGTAGAGGTGCTATATGGTCTACCGTACCTTCTTGTCGTTATTCTTCTAATGGTTGTCATGGGACCAGGGATGGGAACGATCATTGTGGCTCTTACTGTTACGGGATGGGTAGGAATGGCGCGAATTGTTCGTGGACAGGTGCTTCAAATTAAAAACTATGAATTTGTGCTAGCATCCCAGACGTTTGGAACGAAGGTATTTCGAATTATCCGTAAAAACTTACTGCCTAACACAATGGGCGCGATTATCGTTCAAATGACGTTGACTGTTCCTTCTGCCATTTTTGCTGAAGCCTTCCTAAGCTTTTTAGGTCTTGGCATTCAGGCTCCATATGCGAGCTGGGGAGTAATGGCAAGTGACGGAGTAACAAGTATTTTAGCTGGCTACTGGTGGCGTTTGTTTTTCCCAGCTTTCTTTATTTCGATCACGATGTATGCATTTAACGTACTCGGAGATGGACTTCAAGACGCATTAGATCCGAAGTTAAGGAGGTAA
- a CDS encoding ABC transporter permease produces the protein MGKYIVKRFVAMIATLWIITTLTFFLMHMIPGSPFNQERNTSDVVQKNLEAHYHLDQPLYTQYFLYLKSIATFDFGPSIKQPDSTVNDLLSRGFPVSLELGTVTLIVAIISGIILGIIAALFHNGIVDYVAMTLAVLGISIPNFVMAPLLIQQLAVNWEILPGAMWTSWKHMILPTVALATGPMAIIARLTRSSMLEVLTQDYIRTATAKGLTPFKIVVKHALRNALLPVVTIIGALAAGILTGSFVIEKIFAIPGMGKYFVQSINDRDYPVIMGTTVFYSAFLIFMLFVVDLAYGFLDPRIKLHKKEG, from the coding sequence ATGGGAAAATATATAGTTAAGCGATTTGTCGCGATGATTGCTACGCTGTGGATTATTACCACACTTACGTTCTTTCTCATGCATATGATTCCAGGTTCACCATTTAACCAAGAGCGTAACACAAGCGACGTCGTTCAAAAGAACTTAGAGGCACATTATCATTTAGATCAACCGCTCTACACGCAGTATTTTCTTTACCTGAAATCGATCGCCACGTTCGATTTTGGTCCTTCAATTAAACAACCAGATTCAACGGTAAATGACTTGCTATCACGCGGTTTTCCAGTATCACTCGAACTTGGAACCGTAACGCTTATTGTTGCTATTATCTCCGGAATTATTTTAGGAATTATCGCCGCCTTATTTCACAACGGAATTGTCGATTATGTCGCTATGACCCTAGCTGTTTTAGGAATTTCCATCCCAAACTTTGTCATGGCTCCCCTGCTCATTCAGCAGCTTGCTGTTAACTGGGAGATTCTACCTGGTGCCATGTGGACAAGCTGGAAGCATATGATTTTGCCAACTGTGGCACTAGCTACAGGACCGATGGCGATCATTGCACGCCTGACTAGGTCTAGCATGCTTGAGGTTCTCACGCAGGATTATATCCGAACAGCAACAGCGAAAGGGCTTACGCCGTTTAAAATTGTTGTAAAACATGCGCTCAGAAATGCGTTGTTACCTGTTGTGACGATCATCGGAGCGCTAGCTGCAGGTATTTTAACAGGAAGCTTTGTCATTGAAAAGATCTTCGCTATTCCTGGGATGGGGAAATATTTCGTCCAGAGTATTAACGATCGTGACTACCCGGTAATCATGGGTACGACCGTATTTTATAGTGCATTTTTAATTTTTATGCTCTTTGTGGTTGATTTAGCTTATGGGTTTTTAGATCCTCGAATTAAGCTTCATAAGAAGGAGGGGTAA
- a CDS encoding M55 family metallopeptidase, whose amino-acid sequence MKLYVSVDMEGITGLVDASHVDSSRHNYERGRLIMTNETNAVVNTAFASGCEEIVVNDSHSKMNNLLIEHLHPDTQLITGDVKPFSMVQGLDDSFKGAMFLGYHARASVPGVMTHSMIFGVRRMYINEVEVGELGFNAYVAGYYGVPVLLVAGDDQAAAEAEALIPNVTTAVVKEAISRSASKSLTPAKAAELLKAKTEEALKKEVKPLVPPEKPVLRIEFANYGQAEWAHLMPKTEIEKGTTIVRYEADNILEAYQAMLVMTELAMRTTFC is encoded by the coding sequence ATGAAATTGTACGTTTCTGTCGACATGGAAGGAATTACAGGACTTGTTGATGCATCGCACGTCGATTCTTCTAGACACAATTATGAACGTGGGCGACTGATTATGACGAATGAAACCAATGCCGTGGTAAATACCGCCTTTGCGTCTGGATGCGAGGAAATTGTGGTGAATGACAGCCATTCAAAAATGAACAACTTGCTTATTGAACATCTACACCCGGATACGCAGTTAATTACAGGTGATGTAAAACCATTCTCTATGGTTCAAGGATTAGATGACAGCTTTAAAGGAGCGATGTTTCTTGGCTATCACGCTCGTGCTTCCGTTCCAGGAGTAATGACACATAGCATGATTTTTGGCGTTCGCCGTATGTACATAAATGAGGTTGAAGTAGGAGAATTAGGATTCAATGCATACGTAGCAGGTTACTATGGAGTACCTGTTTTACTCGTTGCAGGTGATGATCAAGCGGCTGCTGAAGCAGAGGCGCTTATCCCGAATGTAACGACAGCGGTAGTTAAAGAAGCGATTTCGCGTTCGGCGTCCAAGAGCTTAACACCCGCAAAAGCGGCAGAGCTGCTAAAGGCGAAGACAGAAGAAGCGCTAAAAAAAGAAGTGAAACCACTCGTTCCTCCTGAAAAACCGGTTCTTCGAATTGAATTTGCCAATTATGGACAAGCCGAATGGGCTCACTTAATGCCTAAAACAGAAATTGAAAAAGGAACAACGATTGTACGTTATGAAGCTGATAACATACTAGAAGCTTATCAAGCGATGCTCGTCATGACTGAGCTTGCAATGCGAACAACATTCTGTTAA
- a CDS encoding ABC transporter ATP-binding protein: protein MEKVLEIKNLHVSFDTYGGTVKAVRGVEFDLHKGETIAIVGESGCGKSVTSQSIMRLIPKATGRIADGSILFKGNDLTKLKESEMRKIRGSEISMIFQDPMTALNPTITVGEQITEGIMQHTKATKQQAKQKAVEMLELVGISSPKERLKQYPHQFSGGMRQRIVIAMSLVCEPEVIIADEPTTALDVTIQAQILELFRDIQRKTNVSIILITHDLGVVAQVADRVVVMYAGKVVEAGTRREIFYNPQHPYTKGLLNSVPRLDLEGGDLIPIPGSPPDLFSPPTGCAFAPRCPYAMEVCDRVHPSDTIISEGHHTSCWLQDERAKKLVSTLA from the coding sequence ATGGAAAAGGTACTTGAAATAAAAAACTTACACGTCTCTTTTGATACATACGGGGGCACCGTAAAAGCAGTACGAGGAGTCGAATTTGATCTCCATAAGGGCGAGACAATTGCGATTGTAGGGGAATCAGGATGTGGAAAAAGTGTTACCTCTCAAAGTATTATGCGCCTTATTCCGAAAGCAACGGGACGTATTGCAGACGGCTCTATTTTATTCAAAGGGAACGATTTAACGAAATTAAAAGAGTCAGAGATGCGTAAAATCAGAGGATCAGAGATCTCAATGATTTTCCAAGATCCAATGACCGCTCTGAATCCAACGATTACAGTTGGGGAGCAAATTACAGAAGGAATTATGCAACATACGAAAGCAACGAAGCAACAAGCAAAACAAAAGGCAGTTGAAATGCTAGAGCTAGTAGGAATTTCAAGTCCTAAGGAGCGCTTAAAGCAATATCCTCATCAATTTAGTGGGGGAATGAGGCAGCGCATTGTTATTGCAATGTCATTGGTCTGCGAGCCGGAAGTCATTATTGCGGATGAACCAACAACAGCTCTTGATGTGACGATTCAAGCCCAAATTCTCGAATTATTCCGAGATATTCAGCGCAAAACGAACGTTTCGATCATTCTCATTACGCATGACTTAGGCGTGGTTGCTCAGGTGGCCGATCGGGTGGTCGTCATGTATGCAGGAAAAGTAGTGGAAGCAGGAACAAGGCGAGAAATCTTTTATAACCCGCAGCATCCGTACACAAAAGGACTGCTAAATTCTGTTCCGAGGTTAGATTTGGAAGGTGGAGATTTAATTCCAATTCCAGGGTCACCGCCTGATTTATTCTCTCCGCCTACAGGGTGTGCGTTTGCACCAAGATGTCCGTATGCGATGGAAGTGTGTGACCGTGTACATCCGAGTGACACGATCATTAGCGAGGGGCATCATACGAGCTGCTGGCTTCAGGATGAGAGAGCGAAAAAGCTTGTCAGTACGTTAGCATAA
- a CDS encoding ABC transporter ATP-binding protein — MEKERLLMIQNLQKYFPADKNQVVKAVDGISFDIYKGETFGLVGESGCGKSTTGRTIMRLYNRTDGKVLYEGRDMDELSEKERSKYQRKIQMIFQDPYASLNPRSTVRDIIAEPMEVHRLYPNKKKQNERIYELLELVGLNREHANRYPHEFSGGQRQRIGIARALALEPEFIIADEPISALDVSVQAQVVNLLKKLQVEQGLTYLFIAHDLSMVKHISDRIGVMYLGNMMELTTSDELYKNPLHPYTQALLSAIPIPDPDVEDKRQRIILKGEIPSPINPPSGCTFRTRCPHAMDVCAAKKPVWQEAESGHFVACHLYNGEIMDKQKQEVTTS, encoded by the coding sequence ATGGAGAAGGAACGTCTATTGATGATTCAAAACTTACAAAAATATTTCCCAGCAGATAAAAATCAAGTCGTCAAGGCGGTCGATGGTATTTCGTTTGATATCTACAAAGGAGAAACGTTTGGTTTAGTAGGTGAGTCTGGATGTGGAAAATCGACAACGGGAAGAACAATTATGCGGCTGTATAATCGTACGGATGGAAAGGTTCTCTATGAAGGACGTGATATGGACGAATTATCAGAAAAGGAGCGCAGCAAGTATCAGCGCAAAATTCAAATGATTTTTCAAGACCCATATGCATCGTTAAATCCTCGTTCAACCGTGCGAGATATTATTGCAGAACCGATGGAAGTACATCGATTGTATCCGAACAAGAAGAAACAAAATGAGCGCATCTACGAACTTCTAGAACTTGTCGGGCTTAATCGTGAGCATGCTAACCGATATCCTCATGAATTTAGCGGTGGGCAGCGTCAGCGAATCGGAATCGCTCGTGCGCTAGCGCTAGAGCCAGAGTTCATTATTGCGGATGAACCGATTTCTGCTTTAGATGTGTCTGTTCAGGCACAGGTAGTCAATCTATTAAAAAAGCTTCAAGTAGAACAAGGACTTACGTATTTATTCATTGCGCATGACCTTTCAATGGTAAAGCATATTAGTGACCGAATTGGCGTCATGTATTTAGGGAATATGATGGAGCTTACGACAAGCGATGAGCTCTATAAAAATCCTCTTCATCCCTATACGCAGGCGCTTCTATCAGCCATCCCGATTCCTGACCCCGACGTAGAGGACAAGCGTCAGCGTATTATTTTAAAAGGGGAAATTCCAAGTCCAATTAACCCGCCGAGTGGCTGTACGTTCCGCACGCGTTGCCCTCATGCCATGGACGTTTGCGCAGCGAAAAAACCAGTTTGGCAAGAAGCTGAGAGCGGTCATTTTGTGGCGTGTCACCTTTATAATGGAGAGATAATGGACAAGCAAAAGCAAGAAGTGACGACAAGTTAA
- a CDS encoding C40 family peptidase, with protein sequence MGKSFVVNVPVATIWTSHDSPRELDQQAVSYPANIEGWIKSLSHDQLLDLCNHNLVQTQVLLGQKVEIISEHGEWVEVIIPEQPSSKQERGYPGWMPKRQLTEVADWDVEQSPLISVIKQTAWLYDDENQPLLHVSFQTRLPVVEESGTYIRVQIPQGTARVKKEDITFLRSLKELPIGSGEGIVGAGKAFIGLPYLWGGMSGFGFDCSGFSYTMCKANGIMIARDAHDQAASGESVPFHQLKPGDLLFFAYEEGKGKLHHVGIYCGNGEMIHAPQTGKGIEVIELKGTIYEKELCHASRYWK encoded by the coding sequence TTGGGTAAATCATTTGTTGTAAACGTACCGGTCGCAACGATTTGGACATCTCATGACTCACCAAGAGAATTGGATCAACAAGCGGTGAGCTATCCGGCAAATATTGAAGGATGGATTAAAAGCTTAAGTCATGATCAGCTTCTTGATCTATGCAATCATAATCTTGTTCAAACACAGGTGCTTCTTGGTCAAAAAGTTGAGATCATAAGCGAACACGGTGAGTGGGTAGAAGTGATCATTCCTGAACAGCCGTCTTCAAAGCAGGAACGGGGCTATCCTGGATGGATGCCAAAAAGGCAGCTGACAGAAGTGGCTGATTGGGACGTTGAGCAATCTCCGCTTATCAGCGTTATTAAGCAAACAGCATGGCTATATGATGACGAAAATCAGCCGCTTCTTCACGTAAGTTTTCAAACGAGGCTACCGGTCGTAGAGGAGTCAGGAACGTACATCCGCGTTCAAATACCTCAAGGAACAGCACGTGTAAAAAAAGAAGATATTACGTTCTTACGTTCGTTGAAGGAACTTCCAATAGGAAGCGGTGAAGGAATTGTCGGAGCTGGAAAAGCGTTTATTGGTCTTCCGTACTTATGGGGTGGAATGAGTGGATTTGGGTTTGATTGCTCGGGGTTTAGCTATACGATGTGCAAAGCAAATGGAATCATGATCGCACGCGATGCGCACGACCAAGCAGCTTCAGGTGAGAGCGTACCGTTTCATCAATTGAAGCCCGGCGATCTTCTATTCTTCGCGTATGAAGAAGGAAAAGGAAAGCTTCATCATGTTGGAATTTATTGTGGAAACGGAGAAATGATTCATGCTCCTCAAACAGGAAAAGGTATTGAAGTCATTGAATTAAAAGGCACCATCTATGAAAAAGAGCTCTGTCATGCAAGCCGATATTGGAAATAA
- a CDS encoding dipeptide epimerase, with the protein MKITELHTYRVAVPLHKPFKTALRTVHLAEAIIVKVMCDDGTIGWGEAPPTAVITGDSLDSIEAAIQQVIKPKLIGRNLLHYEALFHDIASSIVRNSSAKAAVDMALYDCLAQHSGLPLYQYLGGYRGSLETDYTVSVNEPKEMADDAVQYIKDGFDVLKIKVGKDDIQTDIERIKRIRQVVGNEPKIRLDANQGWSVKESIYTIRQMEDLGLNIELVEQPVIASDIAGLKRVTDHVNTLIMADESVFTPNQALEVVATRSADLINIKLMKAGGIYQAEKINALAELNGIQCMVGSMIETKIGITAAAHFAASKKNITRFDFDAPLMLAEDIVTGGIHYSGRHISFSQKTGLGITDVNLKGGIQIG; encoded by the coding sequence ATGAAGATTACAGAATTACATACGTATCGAGTCGCAGTACCATTACATAAACCATTTAAAACAGCGCTTCGCACAGTTCACTTAGCCGAAGCGATTATCGTAAAGGTGATGTGTGATGACGGAACAATTGGCTGGGGAGAAGCGCCGCCAACAGCAGTAATTACAGGTGATAGCTTAGATAGCATTGAAGCAGCGATTCAGCAGGTGATTAAACCAAAGCTAATCGGAAGGAATCTCTTACACTATGAAGCTCTTTTTCATGATATAGCCTCTAGCATCGTTCGAAACTCAAGTGCAAAAGCAGCTGTGGATATGGCACTGTACGACTGCTTGGCACAGCATAGCGGTCTGCCGCTGTATCAATATCTCGGTGGGTACAGAGGAAGTCTTGAAACAGACTACACGGTAAGCGTAAATGAGCCAAAAGAAATGGCAGATGATGCTGTGCAGTACATAAAGGATGGATTTGACGTTCTAAAAATCAAGGTTGGGAAAGATGACATTCAGACCGATATTGAGCGCATAAAACGAATACGCCAGGTGGTTGGCAATGAGCCCAAAATACGTCTAGATGCCAATCAAGGATGGAGCGTAAAAGAATCCATTTACACGATTCGTCAAATGGAAGATTTGGGACTCAATATTGAGCTAGTAGAGCAACCCGTGATCGCGTCAGACATCGCAGGTCTGAAAAGAGTAACGGATCACGTCAACACGCTCATTATGGCAGATGAAAGTGTATTTACACCTAATCAAGCGCTAGAAGTAGTGGCGACGAGAAGTGCGGATTTAATTAACATTAAGCTTATGAAAGCAGGCGGCATTTATCAAGCCGAAAAAATTAATGCCCTTGCTGAATTAAACGGCATTCAATGTATGGTAGGAAGCATGATTGAAACAAAGATAGGCATTACGGCTGCAGCCCACTTTGCCGCTAGTAAAAAGAACATTACGCGTTTTGATTTTGATGCACCGCTCATGCTTGCAGAAGATATCGTCACGGGCGGTATTCACTACAGTGGACGCCACATTTCATTCTCTCAAAAAACGGGCCTTGGTATTACGGATGTAAATTTAAAAGGAGGCATACAAATTGGGTAA